The Alnus glutinosa chromosome 1, dhAlnGlut1.1, whole genome shotgun sequence region aaggagaagaaagaaaggccTGAgtgagaaaaagaggaaaaaggaaaaaagaagatgaggaaaatgaaaataatagttaaaaggGGGTGgggaaaaattagaaaaagtaagAACGAGAGACATAattaaagaggaaaaaaaaatagaaatggaTCGGAGGGAAGTTTCAAGAATTAATggtaattagccacgtggccaattggcgcCGTGGCCaataaaccacgtggctaaactttcaaaaatcaaaataaatctgaaaaaaaaaaaaaaaaaaaaagccacgtAGCTAATTGGCAACGCGGAAaatccacgtggctaattacCTACGCAAAGCATTTCACTACATGGTAGATTACCCGCATTGCGATTTCGCCACGTGGGTAATATTACTAATATACCACGTAGCTAaatcgctttttttttttttctttttttttgggggaggggggggttAGTTTCACGTAAACACAAAGTTAACAACATAGAAAACCTGCACTACATTTCCGTATAAAACAAACGTCAGACAGTTTACTAGACAAAACAAGGACTAGGAGAGTGTTCAGTTCTCATTTGAGTCTGTCAATATTGTTTAGCAGCTTTGAGTCTGTACTAGAAAGCACAGTATTTTGAAATCTTGTATGTCATCCGTTAAATACAATTgcattctctctttctttttctttttctttttttgggtggggggttaatttgttagaaaaaaaataattggttGACGAGTTTCTAATATACATACAATTCTGTTCTTGTATGCAATACAGAGTTCGAAGAGCAAGAGAACTGAACGATGAAGGTTGAAAGAGATTCTGTTACTCCATTTGCCCAAGCTGGATTCCTCAGTAGATTGTTGTTTTGGTGGTTAAATCCGTTGATGAAAAAAGGCAGGAAGAAAACTCTTGAGGATGAAGATATACCCAAGTTGCGTGAGGCAGATCGAGCAGAAAATTGTTATTCGCTGTTCTTGGAACAATTGAATAAGCAGAAAAGAGCAAAACCATCAATCCCCAAGGCAATAATCTCATGCCATTGGAAGGAAATTTTATTAACTGGGTGCTTTGCTTTGTTAAAGGTTCTGACAGCGTGTGCCGGCCCCCTACTTCTGAACTACTTCATATTGGTTGCTGAgggaaaaaaaagtttcaagTACGAAGGACACATGCTGGCAATATCATTTTTCCTTCTAAAGATAATAGAATCCATATCACAAAGGCAGTGGTTCTTCCAAAGCAGGCTTATTGGCCTGAAAGTGAGATCATTGCTAATTGCAGCCATGTATAAAAAGCAACTGAGATTATCCAATTCTGCTAGGTTGAAGCACTCGGGTGGTGAGATAATAAACTATGTCACTGTAGATGCTTATAGAATTGGAGAATTTCCGTTTTGGTTGCATGAGATTTGGACGACAGGCCTCCAGCTATGTCTTGCATTAGTAATTCTTCTCCATGCAGTGGGGCTAGCAACAATTGCAGCGCTGGTGGTGATCATTCTCACCGTGCTTTGCAATATTCCATTTGGAAAGATACAGCATAAGTTTCATTCTAAGCTAATGGCAATGCAAGATGAGAGACTGAAGACCATTTCTGAGGCTCTAGTCAATATGAAGGTTTTAAAACTGTATGCTTGGGAAACCCATTTCAAGAATGTTATAGAAAATTTAAGGAAGGTAGAACACGAAATGTTATCTGCATTGCAGTCAGGGAAAGCATATCAATGCATTCTCTTTTGGTCAACTCCTATTTTGATCTCTTCTGCTACTTTTGGAGCATGTTATTTCCTCAGAGTTCCTCTTCATGCAAATAATGTTTTCACCTTTATAGCATCTTTCCGCCTCGTTCAGGATTCAATTGCACTTTTTCCTGATGTATTGGGGGTGTTCATTCAAACAAAGATTGCATTTGCACGTATTGAACAATTCCTTGAGGCACCAGACCTGCAGAGTGCTCATATCCAGCACAATTGCAACATGGAGAGTGTGAATCACTCCATTTCTATTAAGTCGGCAAAATTCTCGTGGGAAGAGAATTCATCAGAGTCCACTCTAAGAAACATAAATTTGGAGGTTAGACCTAGAGAAAAGGTGGCTATATGTGGAGAAGTTGGCTCAGGCAAATCAACTCTTTTAGCAGCAATTCTTGGAGAAGTTCCTAAGATTCAGGGAACTGTAAGTTGCTACTGCTcttttgttaaatcaccacttatcccaaaagcttaagctaataggcaaatgttaatttaatcacttgatttatattctaacatcttttactttatttttctaCTTACAAAATCCATCCCAAATTGTGAGAATTGTCTCTTATCCTATGCATTCCAACACTTCCCGTATGTGTAAATTTAGTCCCCATCTTACATTGGAAAATGTTGTATTCTAACTGATTAATATGGTTCCATTTATTGAATATACAGATTAAAGTATGTGGAAAGATTTCCTATGTTTCTCAAACAGCATGGATTCAGAACGGGACAATACAGGAGAATATTTTATTTGGGTCGGCCATGGATAGTGAAAGATACAGAGAAACATTGGAGAGGTGTTCGTTGGTTAAGGACCTTGAGTTGCTTCCTTTTGGTGATCTCACTGAAATAGGGGAGAGAGGAATTAATTTGAGCGGTGGTCAGAAGCAACGCGTTCAACTTGCCCGTGCTCTCTATCAAAATGCTGATATATTTCTCTTAGATGATCCATTTAGTGCTTTGGATGCACAGACTGCAATGAGCTTATTTAATGTAATCGTATTTTCCCAACACCTTCATTATTTATTCACTGTTTATTTGGACTCCAATTTCTGACTTCCAAGTGTAATAAGCTCACTTAAAACGTGACAGGAATATGTTATGGGAGCGCTTTCTGGGAAGACAGTCTTACTCGTGACCCATCAAGTTGATTTCCTCCCTGCTTTCGATTCTGTTTTGGTTAGTATGCTTGAGTTAACTTTTACAGTCTCTCATGTCTTAATAACAGTTTAAAATAAGCTAAAGATTTTAGATATATTTTCTAATATCTGTCTAGCCACAAAATTGCCTGCAGAAGAATAAGCTAccatggttttcttcttttctctatGCATTGAAAGAGTCACTTAGCCTACATtgatcttttctttgctttttatGTAACTTCTTGTTGATATTACTGTTAGTTCCACATAATTAATGGATgtgagttttattttattttatccacAGCTCATGTCAAATGGGGAAATCCTACAAGAAGGTCCTTATCATCGGTTATTGGCCTTATGCAAGGAATTTCAGGACCTTGTTAACGCACACAAAGAGACGGCCGGCTCTGAAAGGCTTACAGCAGTTAATTCTGCACATACACATGGAACATCATCAAGAGAGATTAGGAAGACGTATGTAGAGAAGCAACTTAAAGCATGTAAAAGTGATCAACTGattaagaaagaagagagagaaataggagACACGGGCTTCAAACCTTACAGGCAATATCTGAATCAGAACAAAGGGTTCTTGTACTTCTCCATGGCCACTATCACTCACCTTATATTTGTGATTGGTCTGATTTTACAGAACATTTGGATGGCTGCTAAAGTTAATAATCCCCATGTTAGCACATCGCGATTGGTCTTGGTCTATTTACTGATTGGATTGGCCTCAATACTGTTTTTCCTAGTCAGATGTCTTTGTATACTTGCTATGGGTCTTAAAGCTTCAAAATCGTTGTTTTCACAGCTATTAGACTCCCTTTTCCATGCACCCATGTCTTTCTACGACTCCACACCTTTGGGAAGGATACTTAGCAGGGTAAGCATGGCAAACATGAAATGTTAATGTCTCTATTATTTAATGCCTAGAACTACTATTTCTATGTGCTTTCTGTCACCATGTGCAGGTCTCTTCTGATCTGAGTATCGTAGACATTGAAATCCCACACGGCCTTATCTTTTTTGTTGCATCTACCCTGTTTGTTTGTTCTGCTCTTGTGGTACTCGCCGTTGTCACCTGGCAGGTCTTGTTTGTCTCTGTGCCAATGATTTATGTCGCAATTAGCTTGCAGGTAATACTGCAAGAAGTCCTTTCTTGAATAACATTCTCTTTCATATGTCATATAAATCAATAACATTGGAGACAAGTATATTAAGTGCAGTAAACTTTAGTACAGTGCATATCACAAAAATTTGGACTTAATTAGAATTGCTTTGCATCAGTATCAGTTtaaactcctttttttttttttctttttttcttttttctggaaACTGACATTTATCTCTCGCTAGAGATACTACTTTGGGTCTGCAAAAGAACTGATGCGGATAAATGGAACAACCAAGTCCTTAGTAGCAAGTCATCTAGCTGAGTCTTTAGCGGGAGCCGTGACAATAAGGGCTTTTGAGAAggaaaacaagttttttgcaaAAAATCTTGACCTCATTGATACCAATGCTAGACCTTTTTTCCACAACTTTTCAGCAAATGAGTGGTTGGTCCAATGGATTGAAATGATCTGTGCAGCTGTTTTTGCATCTGCAGCACTTTGCATGGTTTTGCTTCCTCCCCGGACCTTTAGCTCTGGTGAGCATTCAAATGTTGTTCTTGGAACTATGACCATTGTAGTCATTTAGAAGTTTACACTGACATCGAACTACTGACAGGATTTATGGGGATGTCACTTTCTTATGGTCTTTCCTTAAGCAATAACCTTGTCCGTGCAATTCAAAAGCAGTGCGGTATAGCAAATGACATCATTTCTGTAGAAAGGCTATATCAATACATGAATATTCCCAGTGAAGCCCCTCACGTGATAGAAGGGAGTCGCCTTACAGCAGATTGGCCGGCTGTGGGGAAAGTAGAGATTCAAGATTTGCAGGTAATATTTGTTGCTTTAATGGTATAGCTTCAAAAACAAAAGGTTAGCATACTGAGAAAGTTGATCTCAAAACAGGTCAGATATAGGCCCAATGCACCTCTCGTTCTTTGTGGGATAAATTGCACTTTTGAAGGAGGGCACAAGATTGGTATTGTTGGCCGAACTGGCAGTGGGAAGACTACCCTCATAAGTGCTCTTTTTCGTTTGGTAGAGCCAGCTGCAGGGAAGATTATAGTTGATGGCATTGACATCTCTGAAATTGGACTTCACGATCTGAGGTCACGTTTCGGAATAATACCTCAAGATCCTACTCTTTTTAATGGGACTGTGAGATACAATTTGGATCCCTTGTCTCAATATTCTGACCAAGAAATCTGGGAGGTAATGCTTAGAATCTTTTCCTTATGTGGTTGCTTTAACACTAGAATACCTATAATTCTGCATGGTTGCAAATATGTACGAATTGACGTTAGTTTCGTTTGAAGGTTATTGGAAAGTGTCAGCTGCAAGAGGCTcttgaggaaaaagaaaagggccTAGAAGCCTTAGGTAaggtttcaaactttcaatatTGTGATTTGCAGCATTTGCTGAGTTTAATTATCTTTAATAACTATGATGCTGTTATTCAGTTGTGGAAGATGGATCGAATTGGAGCGTGGGGCAGCGGCAACTTTTCTGTTTAGGGCGTGTACTTTTGAGGAAAAGTCGGATATTGGTGCTCGATGAAGCAACTGCATCAATTGATAATGCAACTGATATGATTCTGCAGAAAACCATTCGGACTGAATTTGCAGATTGTACCGTAATCATTGTGGCACACAGGATACCAACCGTGATGGATTGCACCATGGTTCTTGCCATTAGCGATGGTGAGTTACATCAATTACTTTAACCTCTCATCTAAATAATGCTCCTTATATTTGTGCATGTGCCTTGAACTTTGTCTAAGGATAACTTCCACTAGTAGTGATGTTAAGTAGTCTCATATCTGAAATTCTTCATCCACATTTACAGAACCGAGACCTCCATTTTTCTATCTAATCCTTTGCTAGAATTGACCTCACAACATTTACATTCAAAATGCAAAGGCGATaactttatattaaaatatttttgttcgAACTTTGAAGTAAATGATTTCATTTCTGTTTCAGGAAAAGTAATGGAGTATGATAAACCTATGACCTTGATGAAGAGAGAAGATTCCCTGTTCGGGCAGCTTGTGAAGGAATACTGGTCCCGTTCTGAGTCTACATAACCCCATTGAACGTAACAATAATTTCTTATGCTggctttttaaaaaatgggaagaaaaaaaaaaaaggttttaagtCGGAAGCAGGGGAAAAAAAGCTTCAATTGGGctctaaagaaaaagaaaagcattgaGAGGCCATGTTCTAGGTTGTGTAATGCATCTAGTTGTATGGAAGTGCTATGCTCCCTGGCCTCTTTCTAAAGAAGGCAACAGTAATAATATTTGAGCTCCACTATTATGAACAGCATCCTCCGCCATTTTGATTTGAACAGGTGCATTCAATGCATCTTTGTggagtttatgggttttcccACTGCAGGGGTAATAACCACAATTATTCTGCAGAAAACATTTAGACTGAATTTGTTTGTGGTACTGTGATTGCAGTGGCTCACAGGATACCAATTGCATTACCAATGCAGACTAGATGGGGAACTGTTAGGTTAAAATAATGGACCTCAGGTAAGGAATGAACGGAGCCTCTGTAACATATAAGGATGTATTCCATTTCTAAAAGAAGGTATTGAATGAATTAGTTTTTTCCCCTATAAACTTGAGATGAGACTTCTCTTTATCAATGGTGAGACTCCATTGTGGTGTGTGTCGACCGAGTGTGTGATCTTGTTTACTGTTGAATAGGGTTGAGGAGttgaactatttaattaaatgggtggATTTATGATTAACTTCTACAGTCATATATCTTTGTCTTATGACTCGAACCGAATCCGATACTTTGACGTGATGCTTATTATATTTCAATGCAAATACAACTCATGTAGTAAAATACACATTCTCTTTAAACTACAATCCCACCGTTATTAAAATTTATTGGAAAAAATGTATTATTGATCCATGTGgttgacttaaattacaaatcattcgtGATAGTATCAACATAAATTCAAAGATTCatatggttggcttaatttataaattaatttctggagtcaaattccattaaaaaaattgacagatttCGTTAAATGCCACATAAGCGCTAATAAGATAGCAacatgtgtccatcttaataaaaaaaaatataaatatgttaaaaaaataaataaaacttattttaaaaaaaaaacaagttttatttatttatttaacatatttatattttttttattaagatggacaagTGTTATCATCTTATTGATTGACATGAAGCTTCCGTGGCGgttaacggaatctgtcaaattttttaacggaatttgaatctagtgatcgatttgtaaattaaagcCAACCACAGAAATTTCTGAATTCATGTTAATACTACGTTGAGTGATTTACAATTTAGGTAGATCATAAGAATTAATAGtgcatttttctcaaaattatatacaaaaataataattttttaatatttttaaacaaaaaagaaaaagaaagagagagagagagagagaggaggtcACTCCCTTTGGCCCTCTAGCCGGAAATAGACATATCCAGACCAGCGCCAGAGGCAAATAAAAACTCCTCATTAGACTACAGCACCGGAAAGAAATTCTTTTGGTATTTCCAGCCATCCAAACCAGTCAAATATTACTACCCCACGACTCTGTGCTGGTCTATCTTccattcttcaatcttcattccTCTAAGCTCTGCACCACCACCATCAATGGCCTTCACAGGCTCTTTCCCAAAACTGCCCAACCCATGTTCTCCCTCACCCTCCCAAACCCAAAAACTCCTAGGATTTAATCCTTCACGATCTTTTCCAATCccaaatttgagattctcaactACCCATCAACACTACTCGACAAGAACAAGCTCCAAGAACTTCACAACGACAGCGTTCTTCTTCAACAAACCCAAGTCAAATCGTGATTCTTCAAGACCCAGTGAGCACTTGATGATCTAATTTAGCAActttaattcatcaaaaaaaaaaaatagcaacttTATTTCGTAATTGATATATTCTTTTCCAACAATTCTATGTCCCTTTCAAATTTACTCACGCTTTCAACGAGCTCTCAGGCATCAATTTTACTTCATTTCTAAAAAACAAGAGTACTTCCAGAACATTAATATCTACTATCTCAGACATGAATTGAGGTAGAAGGAAGGTGACGTGAGCCACGACAGGATCCCACTTCTAAGTTCTCACATTCCGTTCTATAATTCTCCACCTTCCCAAACAGTATTTCCATTTTTGATCTCAATGATCATTGCTCaatgaatatgaaaataattaagaatctATCCATCAATGTAACACCGCCAACCtttaaatcttttcaagaataaaagaTTTTATGGAAGAGGGAAATCTGACACCACCGAGCCATGCACTGTCCTTTGTTTCAAGaaggaataaaatattttatagtgGACTCCGACTTAAAATCAACTCACGGGGAGTCCAGGACGACATTGGTGTCAAGTTAGAGCAtgcaattcaaaaaaaaaactcaacaagTTGGAAAAATTATGGAATAAAGAGGAAAATTACGAAggcaaagaaaataattttttttttttttgtttttgttttttagtggTAGAGAATCCCCAACAAATACACAAAATTACCTGAATCATCATGGTCGGCACATCACAAACAATTTTGTAGgtatgtttctctttttttctttttcgtctgtttgggtttggtgatttaaaaataacgatttgaaaatctaatttttaaaacGCAGTTGACAGGTTTGGTAAAGATCAGGTTTGGTAAAGATCgtaatttagtctttaaaatcgtGTGTTTTAAAAAACGCATCTCATTGCTTTTGATTTGAAAACGGAGAAATTCCACTTTTAGTCTGTGAAATTGCTGTGCTAAACACCGTTTACACTCTTTAAAACGATTTTTTCATTTAGTGGTCCATGTGGAACGCAGATCAAAACTTAAACCCGTGTACATTCATTATCAATGTCATTGTCATCGTTAATATTATTGTGAGACGGTTGAGTTCACCTCCTATATTTGATAGAAAACATTGTTGATGAAAGACGGCAATATTGCTTAAATTTAGAAGCAGTTGAACTTAATGAACCAAAGCTTTTTGTATAATCTACTGGCGAAGTGAAGGAGAAAGAACCTGTTCTTAGGCCTACTGAGGTATGTCCATACTCAAGTTTTTACATGCATCGAATCACTAGGGAATTCTCGTTCACAAGCAATTAGAAGATATACTTTAGAGCTTCACTGCAGGTGTTTCAGCTTGCTATTGGCTTTATGTCTTTCGCCCTATTTTGGATAAATCAGCATTACTGGAGAAAACAAGGAGAGTGTTCAGTTCCCATTTGAGTCTGTATTTGACATCAAGGATAATACTAGAAATCACAGTATTTTGACAAAGAAATCTTCTATGTCATCCTTTACATGCAattgcattttcattttctgttcctttctttctttctttccttttttgttttgtggggGTGGGGGGAATAAATAATTGGTTGACGAGTTTCTAATATACATACAATTCCCTTCTTGTATGCAATACAGAGTTTGAAGAGCAAGAGAACTGAAAGATGAAGGCTGAAAGTGGTTCTGTTACTCCATTTGCCAAGGCTGGATTCCTCAGTAGAATGTCGTTTTGGTGGTTAAATCCGTTGATGAAAAAGGCAGGAAGAAAATTCTTGAGGATGAAGATATACCCAAGTTGCGTGAGGCAGACCGAGCAGAAAATTGTTATTCTCTGTTCTTGGAACAATTGAATAAGCAGAAAAGAGCAAAACCATCAATCCTAAAGGCAATAATCTTATGCCattggaaagaaatcttctTAACTGGGTGCTTTGGTTTGTTAAAGGTTCTTACAGTATCTGCCGGTCCCCTACTTCTGAACTCCTTCATATTGGTTGCTGAgggaaaaaaaagtttcaagTACGAAGGACATTTACTGgcaatatcatttttctttctaaagagCATAGAATCCATATCACAAAGGCAGTGGTTCTTCCGAAGCAGGCTTATTGGCCTGAAAGTGAGATCATTGCTAATTGCAGCCATTTATGAAAAGCAACTGAGATTATCCAATTCTGCTAGGTTGAAGCACTCAGGTGGTGAGATAATGAACCATGTCACTGTAGATGCTTACAGAATTGGAGAATTTCCATTTTGGTTCCATCAGATTTGGACGGCAGGCCTCCAGCTATGTCTTGCATTAGTAATTCTTTTCCATGCAGTGGGGCTTGCAACAGTTGCAGCGCTGGTGGTGATAATTCTCACCGTGCTTTGCAATATTCCAATTGCAAAGATACAGCATAAGTCTCAGTCTAAGCTAATGGTGGTGCAAGATGAGAGAATGAAGGCTAGTTCGGAGGCCATTGTCAACATGAAGGTTTTAAAACTGTATGCTTGGGAAACTCATTTCAAGAATGTTATAGAAAATTTAAGGAAGGTAGAGCACAAATGGTTAACTGCAGTGCAGTCAGAGAAAGCATATCACAGCATTCTCCATTGGTCAACCCCTGTTTTGGTCTCTTCTGCTACTTTTGGAGCATGTTATTTCCTCAGAGTTCCTCTACATGCAAATAATGTCTTCACCTTTGTAGCAACTTTTTGCCTCGTTCAGGATCCAATTGCATCTATTCCTGATGTATTGGCAGTGTTTATTCAAGCAAAGATTGCATTTGCACGTATATTACGATTCCTTGAGGCACCAGAGCTGCAGAGTGCTCATGTCAAGCCCAATTCCAACATGGAGAGTGTGAATCACTCCATTTTTATTAAGTCAGCAAAATTCTCCTGGGAAGAGAATTCATCAGAGCCTACTCTGAGAAACTTAAATTTGGACGTTAGACCTGGAGAAAAGGTGGCTATATGTGGAGAAGTTGGCTCAGGCAAATCAACCCTTCTAGCAGCAATTCTTGGAGAAGTTCCTAATATTCAGGGAACTGTAAGTTGCTACTCtcatttactttctttttctacttACAAAATACAACCCAACATTGCGAGAATTGTCTCTTATCCTATGTATTCCAACAATTCCAATCCCCATAGTTATGCACCCATGTGTAAATGTAGTACCCAGCTTGTTACTTGTGAGAATATATTTCCCTATATTTGTGATCTTAATCAAATCTTTGAGATTGATTATCAAATCTTGTGATTGATAATCAAATCCCTATGATTGATAATCAAATCTTTGTGATTTGATTACCTTATTTATATTGTATTCACCAACCgcatttttcatataaatagGGATCACAAGTATTGTAAACATCGGCAAGAAATAAGTGAAAAATGTGGCCTCTAATGTAGATAAAAAACCGAACCACGTAAAGCTTCTGTGTCTCTCTTGTTCCCTCtctatatttcattttattatgtttttcttcACTTCTTACATTGGACAAGGTTAAGTATTCTAACTAAGTAGTATGGTTCCATTTATTGAATATGCAGATTAAAGTATGTGGGAAGATTTCCTATGTTTCTCAAACAGCATGGATTCAGAACGGGACAATACAGGAGAATATTTTATTTGGGTCTGCCATGGATAGTGAAAGATACAAAGAAACATTGGAGAGGTGTTCGTTGGTTAAGGACCTTGAGTTGCTTCCTTTTGGTGATCTCACTGAAATAGGGGAGAGAGGAATTAATTTGAGTGGTGGTCAGAAGCAACGGGTTCAACTCGCTCGTGCTCTCTATCAGAATGCTGATATATTTCTCTTAGATGATCCATTCAGTGCTTTGGATGCACAGACTGCTATGAGCTTATTTAATGTAATCGCATTTTCCCAATACCTTCCATGTCTTCATTATTTGTTTACTGTTTATTTGGAGTTCTATTACTGACATCAAGTGTAGGCTTACTAAAACCGTTGACAGGAATATGTTTTGGGAGGGCTTTCTGGGAAGACAGTCTTACTCGTGACCCATCAAGTTGACTTCCTGCCTGCTTTCGATTATGTTTTGGTTAGTATACTAGCGTTGATGATTTTGCAGTCTCTCATTTCTTAGTAACAGTTTAAAATACCAAGAGCACTTGTGTATCTTCTATTTATGTTGTTTCCTATGGGAACTACACTAAAGAATTTGGATATATCTCAAAGCCACTgagtttgtattttttatttttataaaaatctccTGATATCTGTGTCTAGCCACAGAATTGCCTGCAGAAGAATAAGCTACcatgattttcttcttttctcaatCTACTCATAACTCCACTCTTTATCAAGTTGTGtcatcttttcaaaaaaaaaaaaaagaagaaaaagttatgTCATGGACTATGCACTGAAAGAGTCACTTAgcctaaattattattaatattacttttttgctttttatgtAATTTGTTGTTGATATTACTGCTAGTTCCACATAATGAATGGATctgagttttattttattttgtccaCAGTTCATGTCAAATGGGGAAGTCCTACAAGAATGTCCTTATCATCTGTTATTGGCCTCAAGCAGGGAATTTCAGGACCTTGTTAATGCACACAAAGAGACAGCCAGCTCTGAAAGGCTTACAGCAGTTAGTTCTGCCCATAGACATGGAACAT contains the following coding sequences:
- the LOC133858086 gene encoding ABC transporter C family member 10-like, yielding MKVERDSVTPFAQAGFLSRLLFWWLNPLMKKGRKKTLEDEDIPKLREADRAENCYSLFLEQLNKQKRAKPSIPKAIISCHWKEILLTGCFALLKVLTACAGPLLLNYFILVAEGKKSFKYEGHMLAISFFLLKIIESISQRQWFFQSRLIGLKVRSLLIAAMYKKQLRLSNSARLKHSGGEIINYVTVDAYRIGEFPFWLHEIWTTGLQLCLALVILLHAVGLATIAALVVIILTVLCNIPFGKIQHKFHSKLMAMQDERLKTISEALVNMKVLKLYAWETHFKNVIENLRKVEHEMLSALQSGKAYQCILFWSTPILISSATFGACYFLRVPLHANNVFTFIASFRLVQDSIALFPDVLGVFIQTKIAFARIEQFLEAPDLQSAHIQHNCNMESVNHSISIKSAKFSWEENSSESTLRNINLEVRPREKVAICGEVGSGKSTLLAAILGEVPKIQGTIKVCGKISYVSQTAWIQNGTIQENILFGSAMDSERYRETLERCSLVKDLELLPFGDLTEIGERGINLSGGQKQRVQLARALYQNADIFLLDDPFSALDAQTAMSLFNEYVMGALSGKTVLLVTHQVDFLPAFDSVLLMSNGEILQEGPYHRLLALCKEFQDLVNAHKETAGSERLTAVNSAHTHGTSSREIRKTYVEKQLKACKSDQLIKKEEREIGDTGFKPYRQYLNQNKGFLYFSMATITHLIFVIGLILQNIWMAAKVNNPHVSTSRLVLVYLLIGLASILFFLVRCLCILAMGLKASKSLFSQLLDSLFHAPMSFYDSTPLGRILSRVSSDLSIVDIEIPHGLIFFVASTLFVCSALVVLAVVTWQVLFVSVPMIYVAISLQRYYFGSAKELMRINGTTKSLVASHLAESLAGAVTIRAFEKENKFFAKNLDLIDTNARPFFHNFSANEWLVQWIEMICAAVFASAALCMVLLPPRTFSSGFMGMSLSYGLSLSNNLVRAIQKQCGIANDIISVERLYQYMNIPSEAPHVIEGSRLTADWPAVGKVEIQDLQVRYRPNAPLVLCGINCTFEGGHKIGIVGRTGSGKTTLISALFRLVEPAAGKIIVDGIDISEIGLHDLRSRFGIIPQDPTLFNGTVRYNLDPLSQYSDQEIWEVIGKCQLQEALEEKEKGLEALVVEDGSNWSVGQRQLFCLGRVLLRKSRILVLDEATASIDNATDMILQKTIRTEFADCTVIIVAHRIPTVMDCTMVLAISDGKVMEYDKPMTLMKREDSLFGQLVKEYWSRSEST